Genomic DNA from Oryza sativa Japonica Group chromosome 5, ASM3414082v1:
CTTGAGACAATGGTCATGCAACTCCTTGCAaactatggatggagattcacaaatagacttgaATAAATGTGCTCTCCTTATTTTAGTTTgatcttttattttgttgggtgtgtttaattcatttgaactaCACTCAGTGTTTGGGTGTTacttttgtaataattggctgtagctctgaTGAGCAAAAGCCGggatattttatttcattattaaaaaaaataaacatattttaataagataaaagatgagagagaataacagcgggctacagatctgtagcaggctgtagccagctgcagcatggactccaagatgcaatgtgtgtatgacaagtgaggccatatattaatagtatagtaagtaactattgtataaattagttattagattgactatagatgaattggagcttgTACTGGGCTAtattattgaacttgctctaaagcGCTGCACCCGCCATCCGGCCCATCGATCGGTTCCAACCGGTGTATGTCCCCCGGCCCCCtccacccgcgcgcgcgcagccAGCGGCCGATCGATGGATGCCGCTGCCGCATCAacgtcgccgcccgcgcgggCTCCGCGTCGTCCGTCCGTATCCCCCCCTCCCGATACCGATCTCGACGGCACGTGCATCCACGGCCCCACGGGGACCAAGATCGACGCGCGcgacccccacccccaccaccgccCCCGGCCGCCCAAACCGCTACCGATAAGACGTCCGCTGTTCGTCTCACATGGATCGCGCGCGTACACCCCAGCgctcgtacgtacgtacgctcGCTGTCGCCTCTACTGCTCTGCAGATCGATCGAGAGCGAGCCGTGCTTGCATGCGGCATGCGGcccgcgcgcgcccgccgcccgcggctcggtggatcgatcgatctcagctCGCGCCTGCCGGCTAGATCCAAACCCCCGTCCCTTGTCCGGTGCTGCGCATGTGTAAACTTTTACTGCAAAGTACTGTGTTACGTTGGTCACATCGCTGTCACTGTTAGCTGTTACGTTCCACATGTTGCACGTACATACGTGCCGGTAGTCCGGCAGCTATAGCTAGCTTACTATAGCTACCACTACCAGCTGCTTCTGCGGGTACTGGGTACAAACTTAGTTACACACTTACACTCAATATTACAGTTTACTTGATTACTTCCACTCATGCAAGCTTGATACACGACGGGTAGGAGGAGTCATGTGCATTATCGGTAATCTGGCATTGATCCATGATTAACCggaggctagctagctacttcGTCATTCAATTGGAAAGTGCTACTACAGTTTAGCACAAAGACAAACGGAATTAATTAacacgcgcacacacacacgtaGGTAGCCAGCCCGCATTGTCTCGGGGCTAGCTTTAGTTATTTTACCTTAGCCTGAAAGAGAtatggccggcggcgccgccgccggcgctgctgcTCTCCAGGTCGGTCCCGGCGAGAGTGAACGACGAGTGGCGGGAGGAGCTGGAGCCCCTTGCCGCCGTGGAGACGACAAGGTCGACGAACGCCGCGACGATGGCGGCGTGCGTCTCCTTGCCGTTGGCGCGGAGGTACCACCCTAGCATGGCCTCCAGCCAGCCCCAGTCGCCCACGCCGTGCGCGGCCAGCATCTCCGCCATGGACGCCCGGAAGTCCTCGTACGGATCCTCCGAGTCGAACGccaccgcgacgccgccgccgaacgacgccgcgccgtcgtcgtcgtcgtcgccgccgcctgcggcgCGGCGCACGGGCTTCTTATCGAGGATGGAGCTGGAGGGCGCGCGGGGCTCGAAGAGGAGGCGGTCGGAGCGGAGCCCGCGGACTATGGCGTCGGCCATGTCCTCGGCCGTGGCGGAGACGTCGGACTCGGTGGAGAGGCTGTCGGAGGCGCAGTCGTGGTGCATGCGCGCGGATGAGTTGGCGAAGGAGGACTCGCCGGAGTCGAGGAAGATCGACGCGATGGTCTTGGCCGCTGCGGCTGCCGAGGCGGCGGACGGTGAACGGAAGGAATGAGCTCTAGGGTGCTTGCAAGAAGGCCACATCCATGCCGGTGGAGTGGCCGCCGGAGGGGGAGGCGACGAGGGTGGGATGTCCCTGGCCGAGTTGATGGTGTAGAGGACGGAGCTTAGCGGCAGCTTCCTCACCATTGGCGTGGCAGTTGAAGCGAGTGCAGCCGCACTAGCCGCACTAGGAGGGTGTTTGTTTGTGTGTATGTGCGCCTTTGAAGTCGGATTTTCTTCGGTCGAAGTTGTGCAGGTGTTAGTTTGATTTTGAAGTGTCCTACGGGAGTCGGAACAGAAGAGGACATGCATGATAGGGGAAGGAGAAGATTTTCTGTGGCTATATGTTGATCAGTTCTtctaactaatatatatataagagggGAATTGCTAGTTTTAATGAATTTCAGCCACCTTTTACCTACCGATGCTCTTTGTGTGTGTGCGCACGCGGATTATGGACATCTTCTTTGGTACGGTAACAGCGACACCTTAACTCTAATGGATTAAAAGATATGAATTTGGGTTTTAGGTTAGGGTCTAGGTGGAAAGACGGGCTAaaggagggggaagagggggtTTCCTTTGGGTTAAAAGGGATAGTCTTGGGCGAAGGGTGGATCGGCAGTGGGCGACAATGACAGGCGGGCGGTGGAAGCCTGCAATGGGCATGATTGGTGGTGGGGTGGATTGGTGGAGGATCTGTTAGTGAGGTGGGTGGTTCACATTGCTGAACTTGTacaaggagggaggggggggaggaggaggatgaggcggTCTAGACTGGCTCGCTAATGCTATTTCGAATATTCTAGCCAGCAAGCGAGGAGAGGAGGGCAGCGCCAGTGAGCTGCGGAGCTCTGAAAAGGAGAAGATGATGTTCACTACTCACGCATAAATCGCAAAGCAATCCGTCCAAAGAGCTGactgaaatttgtttttttagttaACTGATCATGAGAGATTTGAGAAATCTCTATTGGTCTAACATGACTTAGAAAAGAACATGAAGTCATCAAGAAGGCCTCACAAAGAAACCACACAATAGTGATAGCTGAGAATTATGGATAGTACCATGCATGACCATCATATTTCACCCCTTTGTTAACCTTCATTTTGGTCAGAGAAATACGGTATAGAAAGATATATATGGATAGAAAGATAGCCTTCCTGATGTACCGTGAGTTCTCCCTTAGCCCCATTGTTGTTTTCTAAATCTCTCTTAATCTCTGTGGCATTTCTTAGTCCTAACTTATTTGATTTAATCATCTACTTGTTATTCCAGTAGTTTACCATTaagttttttctaaaaaataaccATACCAGTACCACCCTTTGCTCTACTTATATCTATAAGCATATATAGGCCTCACCTGATAAATCAAAACACTTGAGTCAATCATCAAACAGTATTCGAGTCCTATAACTTGGATGAACATGGGCTAATCCAATCCAACAAAACCAATAAAAATCGAGTCTTGGAGAAATTCTAGGAACATTCGGTAGTTTTCATAATTTAACTCATAAAATCAAATAAGTgaacttttatttttaataaatacttATATTGGGAGAACAGTTATCTAAATCACCAAATCTTTCATTGATACCCAACTCACTAAATTTCAATACCCGCAGCatgaatttgaaaaaaaaaacatactgtattgaaatttggttgaaatctatatgatatttttcattattaggttggttttttcaATTTGAAAGCATTATTAGGAATTTTACGTATACGGAATGTTTTTCCCTTGATAGTTTGATATTGGTAGAGATATTATTTTCCCTTAGTATTGCGAGTCAAGAGTATTATGGTCATTTTGTTTTAATAAAGAAGGACAGACTACTAATAGAATGGAAACAAGGTATTTAAAATGAATTTTGAGAAACAGAAGGGATATTGAGGCAAAGCCTAGAGGGTATAACTATCAGAGACTgtgaagctaccgtgtgcctcTCTCCGTTACCGAGAGGTTTTGCCTACTCTTGGTAAGATTGTGAACATACCGTGTGTTTTCAAATAAAAACTCAGGAACATTGAAAAATTACCGTGTGCCAAGCCGATACTCTCGGTAACACTGGGACCCACTGTTTCCACGTGACGGGGCGGATTATTTGGCTTGGTAGGTGATGATTTCCGTCAGAGTGAAGGACGATTTTCCGTTGGCGCCGAAGGATGGCCGGCTTTGTTTTTCGTTGGCGCGAAAGGAATAGTTGATTCCCGAGAATAATCTGTATATTTGCCTTCGGTAACAGCCCAGGCCCACCTGTCAGAAATCGTGCAGCGGGCACCAAAAAATCTCGTGGGTTCTTATCCAAACCTCTCTTGTGTGGCTTACTAGGTCACAAAAAAATCCCCAATCCTCGCGTCCACCACTCATCCCCATGACTCCATCGACGTGCTCCCCCGgttcccccgcccccgccgccgcaccgcacACCATCCAGGtccccgccgccgtgctgccCCATCCAGCCCCACATCACCACACCACGCCCCCATCCAAGCCGAGTCCGCCGTGGGCACATCCCCATCGAGGGGGCCTCACCTTCAtccccacctgtgacggccgccTCCATCCACTGCTCCGGGAGGAACGCTACACATGAAGTCGGAGCTCCGTCTGTTAACCCCGCCTGCTCCTCCTAGGCTAGGACGCCACTGTGGCTGAGGCAGACGACTCTACTCGGCCCTATCTACATCAACGTGCTTCGTAAACGAGAGGTCAGTAAAGCACCTCCATCTTTCCATCTGTGGCTCTGCAGCTTTCCAAAAGGAACCATGGTATGCTATTTGATATGCATTAGAAGTACAAATTTTAGTATCAGGGTAAATATTTCTCTTTGGTCAGAAGTTTCTTGGTCGGGGAGAACATATTCAGAATTTGTTGAACCTCTTGCAGCTCCGTTTGTGCTTGGTGGGACAGATTATTGTAAAGCTTTATTTGCTAGTAGTAATTTGGATATTATGATGCCACCATGCAGTCTTTGTACAGAGCAAACGAATATAGTGTTGCAAACTCTATATATTGAATCGACCTGTTGTCCATTTATCCTTCTGAAAGAGTGTTCTGTGTTGCTAATGGTAAGGGGACCAGATTTGACCCGTCTCTGAAATTAATATCTGCAGACTATATACGATATGCTAATGGTAAGGGGACCGGGTTATAGCAGAATGGAGGGTGGAGCAGCTAGATTCTTTCCAGTCTGGTTAGAAATACTTTGTACCTTGCATTAAATTACATTTTTCTTGCTGAACTGAAATTCAGTTACTTTCTTTTAGTGAACAGCTATGCATACATTTCTACTTGGTTAATTATTGGTGCTATTTGACTATGTCGCTGTGACAGAAACCGGTAATTACTGCACGGCTTGAGATCATCTTGTACCTGGTGGCGCATGCAGATGGTGCAGCATTGCTGCATGGAGgatctttggatttttatttttttcccttcagtTCTTAGTTTTCTGCTCCTGCTTCTATCTGTGCTGTCAAATTGCTTTCTAAAGAATACATTTCAGCACTAAGATTCACAGGTAGTTGGTTCCATGACAGAGTATCCTAACACATCCTATTCTCCCCTATCGGTTTTTATAACCAATTATGCCTCTTCTACACTGTAATGAGTGGTAGACCATAAATTAAAGATCTGAGTTAAGACTGAAGATTGCTAACACCCTAATCAAAATGGAGGAGATGTTCTGTTAATTGTTGCTTGCATCTTCTTCTATCGGTTGTGTTTTTTACAGATTGTGTGAATTGAAAATCTAATTCAGTTTTTGCTAGAGTGAATAAGATTTCATATTTTCCTTACGAGAGAGAGGATAAGATTCagtttgttccaaaatatattaatctcCTGGCAATGCAACACAAAATGACAATCATTTCTTCAAGTGCATAATATTCTAATGTTCTTTTTGTAGAACATTATTATTAACTATTTGTGATATCATGCATGAACTCCAGTACACGACCACCTCAATTTTTTCATCCTCTGCAACTGTGACCAGCTGTGTACTGGAGAGGCTGCAGAATATCATGGAAGCAGTACATGGAGCTGATTGCACCAAGCACTCTGCCATGGTCATGATCAGGACGAGATGTAGGGCTAGCGACAGAGCATGGATGCAAATTATTGCTCTATCCCAACAATTGGTTGGATCTCCCACTTGATTGAAGGTAATTCTCTGTCGTGGTTATTTTATGTCAATGGTAAGTTTGTTTGGTACGGAAGAAAAAAATGACGATTAAGAGATTCATTATAGTGTTGACTAAATTAAGAATCACAAATATATCATACTAAGAGTATATTTGCCTATGTTGTTGTCAGGCATTCAGAAGAAGCGGTAGCAAAGATGTTTCCCTTCATTCTTTTATCTGTGCAGTG
This window encodes:
- the LOC4338923 gene encoding transcription repressor OFP13, with amino-acid sequence MVRKLPLSSVLYTINSARDIPPSSPPPPAATPPAWMWPSCKHPRAHSFRSPSAASAAAAAKTIASIFLDSGESSFANSSARMHHDCASDSLSTESDVSATAEDMADAIVRGLRSDRLLFEPRAPSSSILDKKPVRRAAGGGDDDDDGAASFGGGVAVAFDSEDPYEDFRASMAEMLAAHGVGDWGWLEAMLGWYLRANGKETHAAIVAAFVDLVVSTAARGSSSSRHSSFTLAGTDLESSSAGGGAAGHISFRLR